In bacterium, the sequence AATTGTCATTGGTCCTACGCCGCCTGGCACAGGTGTAATCATCGAGGCTTTTTCTTTTACCTGCTCAAAATCGACATCACCAACTAATCTAAATCCTTTTTCTGAAGTAGAATCCGGGATACGGTTGACGCCAACATCAATTACCACGACACCTTCTTTGACCATATCTGTTTTAATAAATTGATGTTTGCCAATAGCGGCGACTAAGACATCTGCCCTCTGGCAGACCTCTGTTAAATCTTTAGTGCGTGAATGACATATAGTTACGGTAGCATTATTAGCCAGGAGTAACATAGCCACCGGCTTCCCAACAATATTACTTCTTCCCACGACTACAGCCTCCAGTCCACTTAAATTAACACCACTCCTGATTAATAATTCTATCACCCCATGCGGTGTACAGGGAAGAAATAATCCTTGTCTAACCATTTCCTCAAAATCCTTCACGGTAAAGAATTTCCCTACATTTACTGGATGAAAACCATCAACATCTTTATCTGGAGAGATAGCATTCAATACCAAAATTTCGTTAATATGTCTTGGAAGGGGTAATTGGACCAGGATACCATTTATCTTAGGGTTGTTATTGAGTGTCTCAATCAATTTTAGTAATTCATCTTCTTTTATCGTGGCAGGGAGTGTATGTTGTTCAGAGTAAATTCCTACCTTTTCACACGCCTTACCTTTATTTCGCACATAAACCTGTGATGCTGGGTCTTCTCCAACCAGAATAGTCGCTAATCCCGGGGTAATTCCCTTTAATTTTAATTCTGCTACTTCTTGAGTTACCTCTTGTCGAATTTGTTCGGCAATGGCATTGCCATCTATTATTTTGGCTGACATAGATTAATAATCCTCCTTTTTTGGTAAATATAGCACTTATTAATCGAAATTTGACCCAGATATGGCTATGAAATTCCAAATCACAAATTCCAAATTCCAAACAAATTCGAATGACCAAAATTCAAAACATTACCCCCCATAGTTTGGTATTTATTACTTGAAATTTGGTGCTTGGGATTTGGGATTTTTCCCTTATCCACTCTGAGTAAAATTTTGACTAATAACTGCTATAGACCAATTTGTGGCTTTTATTATAAATAGTTTTAAAATGATACCATTAAGGGGAAAAAAAGTCAAGAAAAATTTCCAACCATCAGCAATTCTAATTATGAAAATGTGTAAGCAAGGAGAATTGGAGAATAGGGAGAAAATATAACCACTAATAGGACACGCATAACCACGAAACATAGGATTATTAGGATTAATTCGGTCTATTCGTGACTAATTTTAATCACCTTCTCCATTTCTCCATTTTCTCCCTTTCCCCTTTTTTACACAATTTCTGTCATAATGAGAATTGCTGTCCAATCATTGGGTAATGGGCCAGTGAAATGGGGGAGAGTGCCGATTTTTTTCAAATGGTGGCGGGACCCAGAATCGAACTGGGGACGCACGGATTTTCAGTCCGTCGCTCTACCGTCTGAGCTATCCCGCCTATTGAATTAAGGGTTAAGGTTAAGTAAAAAATTTCACTCTTAATCTTCTTATTCCAGTTCGAGTAATGTTTGTGTCTTAAAATCCAGATTCATTTTTAATTCTCTTTCAGGCTGGCTATAATTGACCTGCATCTTGACATCCATTTCTAAATCATTACTCATTAACCTTCCTTGTTGATATGCAAAAATCATTTTCCCTTTGCCTTGAGCCGCACCGTTAAATGTTACCTTTGAAATGTCTATTTCCTGTGGAAATACAAATGGTTCTCTTTCACTAACAGTCAGGTTTGCCTCTATCCCTACTTGAACACACTCAATTCCTTTTATTTGTGTCCATTCTTCAATAGTATAGGCAAATTTCCCACGCGTCGTGCCCAATAATGGAATATTATAACTTAATTCCCGAATCCAACTATCCCCCACTTTCATTTCTTCTAATGGGAATCTTTGATAACTTCTCTCAATTAATGTGACTATATTTTTTTCCCATTCTGCCTTAAATTTTGGAATCAATTCTTGCTGAATATTTTCTGGTATCTGACCAGGAATCTCTTCTATCCCCGTTTGTTTTAACAAAGAGCCATCTTTTCCTATTTTTATATTAAGACTTTTGCCTTCCAGAAGATTAAAAAATGGATTTGCCTGTTTTTGGCTGAAGATTGGCGTTTTAATATCTTGTTCAAAAGAATCATAGCTGAAGTCTATATTTGCC encodes:
- the folD gene encoding bifunctional methylenetetrahydrofolate dehydrogenase/methenyltetrahydrofolate cyclohydrolase FolD, with protein sequence MSAKIIDGNAIAEQIRQEVTQEVAELKLKGITPGLATILVGEDPASQVYVRNKGKACEKVGIYSEQHTLPATIKEDELLKLIETLNNNPKINGILVQLPLPRHINEILVLNAISPDKDVDGFHPVNVGKFFTVKDFEEMVRQGLFLPCTPHGVIELLIRSGVNLSGLEAVVVGRSNIVGKPVAMLLLANNATVTICHSRTKDLTEVCQRADVLVAAIGKHQFIKTDMVKEGVVVIDVGVNRIPDSTSEKGFRLVGDVDFEQVKEKASMITPVPGGVGPMTITMLLVNTVKSAKNQAEM
- a CDS encoding DUF6263 family protein, with the protein product MRKKGIISLLILLIIFMCGCFPKEKSILLQYKYQPGEILKYKFSNISKGIITTEGLPILGTSTSPIEVMIETRCKFTQKVTGIEEGGVANIDFSYDSFEQDIKTPIFSQKQANPFFNLLEGKSLNIKIGKDGSLLKQTGIEEIPGQIPENIQQELIPKFKAEWEKNIVTLIERSYQRFPLEEMKVGDSWIRELSYNIPLLGTTRGKFAYTIEEWTQIKGIECVQVGIEANLTVSEREPFVFPQEIDISKVTFNGAAQGKGKMIFAYQQGRLMSNDLEMDVKMQVNYSQPERELKMNLDFKTQTLLELE